From Paenibacillus physcomitrellae, the proteins below share one genomic window:
- a CDS encoding extracellular solute-binding protein produces MANKPLKTLAVVLAGALTLGLAACGNANNDSNSGAASSNGGSNSSSSDKKVTITFQNIYPDQTTPSYKTLHDLVDSYEKEHPNVKIELDTLNTDQQKVKLKTQAASKEVPDITIVNPAAQMKPFVDAGLLAPLNDMLDQNGLKDTYQAGLLDNYTFDGNVYAIPDGNNVEAVFYNKDLFQQAGISQVPTTFDELLADVKALKAKGITPIAIGEKDTWTGSFLFMNILLRTNGGPGFLQDVVDGKKTFEDPAFIEAVDRFQDLVQAGAFPDGATSIDANAGGNLFKTGKAAMFIIGTWETGAIDASSVGSQVGAFRFPTVDGKGDLNDFMLAPGSAFAVSANSEHLQETKDFLNYFGVNYPKKQFEYKNAVGLGQKVDGDLKAAGYSNLAMDVAALFNDIKGGDLAFDNTMNPAVAQAHLNSIQNLFVQKVDSATVAKEHQAAFEANK; encoded by the coding sequence ATGGCGAACAAACCACTCAAAACATTAGCTGTAGTTCTGGCTGGCGCACTCACTTTGGGCCTGGCCGCATGTGGAAACGCTAACAACGACAGCAACTCCGGAGCCGCTTCTTCAAACGGTGGATCCAACAGCTCCAGCAGCGACAAGAAGGTAACTATCACCTTCCAAAACATTTATCCAGACCAAACAACTCCGTCTTACAAGACGCTGCATGATCTGGTAGACAGCTACGAGAAAGAGCATCCAAACGTAAAGATCGAGCTTGATACACTTAATACAGACCAACAGAAAGTGAAGCTCAAAACACAGGCCGCTTCCAAAGAAGTACCTGATATTACAATCGTTAACCCAGCTGCTCAAATGAAACCTTTCGTAGACGCAGGCCTTTTGGCTCCGCTGAACGATATGCTGGATCAAAACGGGCTGAAAGATACTTACCAAGCAGGCCTGCTTGATAACTACACCTTCGATGGCAACGTTTACGCCATTCCGGACGGTAACAACGTTGAAGCCGTTTTCTATAACAAAGATTTGTTCCAGCAAGCAGGTATCTCTCAAGTGCCAACCACTTTTGATGAGCTGCTGGCTGACGTAAAAGCACTCAAAGCTAAAGGCATTACGCCGATCGCAATCGGTGAAAAAGATACTTGGACGGGTTCCTTCCTGTTCATGAACATCCTGCTTCGCACAAACGGCGGCCCTGGCTTCCTGCAAGATGTTGTGGACGGCAAGAAAACATTTGAAGATCCTGCCTTCATCGAAGCTGTTGACCGCTTCCAGGATCTGGTGCAAGCCGGAGCATTCCCTGATGGCGCAACTTCCATCGATGCTAACGCAGGCGGCAACTTGTTCAAAACTGGTAAAGCTGCAATGTTCATCATCGGTACTTGGGAAACTGGCGCTATCGACGCTTCTTCTGTAGGCAGCCAAGTTGGTGCATTCCGCTTCCCTACCGTTGACGGCAAAGGCGATCTGAACGATTTCATGCTGGCTCCTGGTAGTGCGTTCGCAGTTTCCGCTAACAGTGAACACCTGCAAGAAACAAAAGATTTCTTGAACTACTTCGGCGTGAACTATCCTAAGAAACAATTCGAATACAAAAATGCTGTAGGTTTGGGTCAAAAAGTTGACGGCGACTTGAAAGCAGCCGGTTACTCCAACCTGGCTATGGATGTAGCAGCTTTGTTCAACGATATCAAAGGCGGAGACCTTGCCTTCGATAACACGATGAATCCTGCTGTAGCACAAGCTCACTTGAACAGCATCCAAAACCTGTTTGTACAAAAAGTGGATTCTGCAACTGTAGCTAAAGAGCATCAAGCCGCATTTGAAGCCAACAAATAA
- a CDS encoding bactofilin family protein translates to MKMSKSGKNTYTLIGQGSDIEGVLRSQSGVRIEGTFRGEIETSGEVFIGASGEAHSSIKGSSIVVAGKVFGDVVTEGRLTLLENGHIVGNIDARSLVISEGGRLNGETRMDQPAAEGRTAFGKKALQSEAETV, encoded by the coding sequence ATGAAAATGTCCAAATCAGGCAAAAATACCTACACGCTTATCGGCCAGGGAAGCGATATCGAGGGAGTTCTCCGCAGTCAATCCGGCGTGAGGATTGAAGGCACCTTCCGAGGAGAAATCGAAACCTCCGGTGAAGTATTCATCGGAGCCAGCGGCGAAGCCCATTCCAGCATTAAAGGCTCCTCGATTGTCGTTGCAGGAAAAGTTTTTGGCGATGTCGTTACAGAAGGACGGCTTACGCTTCTTGAAAACGGCCACATCGTCGGAAACATCGACGCCCGCTCGCTGGTCATTTCCGAGGGCGGCCGTCTAAATGGAGAAACCCGGATGGATCAGCCTGCCGCTGAAGGCCGAACTGCTTTCGGCAAAAAAGCCCTGCAGTCGGAGGCCGAAACCGTTTAG
- a CDS encoding M23 family metallopeptidase — translation MRAARTSRGLTLLVLRESQSPVRQLYVPKPILVIVPFAAILSISSLIISLQLRSADRIAGLQHELASKQLELTSKQLAMEAVVSDKEEALRRLRSQVVSLSQQSQSVQGRLQTVSALQKQLEQFLGSQPSSSTAGDSSSAAADIKPSTLQWNSGNAVGGEFIAAHQIGTEALIQETEDDFQAINQLIDQMQKQVPYQLDKAQARLEALSSTPSLWPTSSHTVTSSFGYRTDPFTGKSAFHAGIDIAGSTGDPVYAAAAGTVLSVQRDGSRGNYIVIRHINGLETWYMHLSSAVVQQGDSVIKGQTIGKLGNTGRSTGPHLHFQVMKKNDPVNPLPYIQ, via the coding sequence ATGAGAGCTGCAAGAACTTCGCGGGGCTTGACCCTGCTGGTGCTCAGGGAAAGCCAGTCGCCGGTCAGGCAGCTGTATGTGCCTAAGCCTATATTGGTTATTGTCCCTTTTGCCGCGATCTTGTCCATCTCCAGTTTGATCATCAGCCTCCAGCTCCGTTCGGCCGACCGGATTGCCGGGCTGCAGCATGAACTGGCCTCGAAGCAGCTCGAGCTGACCTCGAAGCAGCTGGCGATGGAAGCTGTTGTCTCCGACAAAGAAGAAGCGCTCCGAAGGCTGCGCAGCCAGGTTGTAAGCCTCTCCCAGCAATCCCAAAGCGTCCAGGGACGTCTTCAAACGGTTTCTGCTCTGCAGAAGCAGCTTGAGCAGTTTCTTGGCAGCCAGCCCTCCTCTTCTACCGCTGGCGACAGCAGCAGTGCCGCCGCGGATATCAAACCCTCCACCCTACAGTGGAACAGCGGAAATGCAGTTGGCGGCGAATTCATCGCTGCTCATCAAATCGGAACTGAGGCGCTTATCCAGGAAACCGAAGATGATTTTCAAGCGATTAATCAGCTGATCGACCAGATGCAGAAGCAGGTTCCTTATCAATTGGACAAAGCCCAAGCCAGGCTGGAGGCCTTATCCTCCACCCCTTCCTTATGGCCGACTTCATCCCATACAGTTACGTCAAGCTTTGGTTACCGTACCGATCCTTTTACGGGCAAATCTGCTTTTCATGCCGGTATTGATATTGCGGGCAGCACCGGTGATCCCGTGTATGCTGCCGCGGCAGGCACAGTGCTTTCTGTTCAGCGTGACGGATCGAGGGGCAATTATATCGTCATCCGGCACATCAATGGTCTGGAAACCTGGTATATGCACCTCAGCTCCGCGGTTGTCCAGCAAGGCGATTCCGTTATAAAAGGGCAGACGATCGGCAAGCTTGGGAATACCGGGCGAAGCACAGGCCCGCATTTGCATTTTCAGGTCATGAAGAAAAACGATCCGGTCAATCCTCTACCGTACATTCAATAA
- the cls gene encoding cardiolipin synthase, which yields MLWLLLSLIAFIFQIATIMLLEFRSAPKTVAWLFILFCVPFIGFVLYYFAARDYKNRRRLRRSGSKLFREMKALLWRQSSRVEDAAGMQNPEFIHRERLFKLLTRLSESPITGCNSTLVLKDGEETFPSMLEAMEQARDHIHIQFYIFRSDMIGSRFKDVMIRKAREGVEVRLLCDGLGSLKLKKGFIKELKEAGVKFHYFLPPWIALLDKRLNYRNHRKIVVIDGRIGFMGGINIGDDYLGLYSNMGYWRDTHVRIEGDAVYFLQNTFLGDWKLACGEQVDEAGYFPKHNCGGKEQVQILASGPDQYWNAIQEMCFGATSAATRRIWITTPYFIPDDGILEALKTAAVSGVDVRIIIPYHSDNRLVHWASLSYVEDLLRTGIKFYQYAKGFVHAKVMIVDDLLATVGSANLDMRSFFSNFEMTAILFDASPIEELARQFEEDLQECRPILLETFLNRPRRQKGMELLARLLSPLL from the coding sequence TTGCTGTGGCTCTTATTATCGCTGATAGCTTTTATATTTCAAATCGCAACGATTATGCTTCTGGAGTTCCGCAGCGCTCCCAAAACGGTGGCCTGGTTATTTATTTTGTTTTGTGTGCCGTTTATCGGATTTGTTCTTTATTATTTTGCCGCGAGAGACTACAAGAACCGGCGCAGGCTCCGCCGGAGCGGATCGAAGCTGTTCAGGGAAATGAAAGCCCTGCTTTGGAGGCAGTCCAGCAGGGTTGAAGACGCTGCTGGTATGCAGAATCCCGAGTTTATCCACCGGGAGCGGCTGTTTAAGCTGTTGACCCGCTTGTCTGAAAGCCCAATCACCGGCTGTAATTCAACTCTGGTGCTCAAGGATGGGGAAGAAACCTTCCCATCTATGCTGGAAGCGATGGAGCAGGCCAGGGACCATATACATATACAATTTTATATTTTCCGCAGCGACATGATCGGCAGCCGGTTCAAGGACGTGATGATCCGTAAAGCACGGGAAGGCGTGGAAGTTCGGCTGCTGTGTGACGGATTGGGCAGCCTGAAGCTCAAGAAGGGGTTTATCAAGGAATTAAAAGAGGCAGGCGTGAAATTCCACTATTTTCTGCCGCCATGGATTGCTTTGCTGGATAAACGGCTTAATTATCGGAATCACCGCAAAATCGTTGTCATAGACGGCCGAATCGGATTTATGGGCGGCATCAATATCGGGGACGATTATTTGGGTTTGTACTCCAACATGGGCTATTGGCGGGATACCCATGTGAGGATTGAAGGAGATGCGGTCTATTTCCTGCAAAATACGTTTCTGGGCGACTGGAAGCTCGCGTGCGGCGAGCAGGTGGATGAAGCCGGTTATTTTCCAAAGCATAACTGCGGGGGCAAGGAGCAGGTACAGATTTTGGCAAGTGGTCCGGATCAGTATTGGAATGCGATTCAGGAAATGTGTTTTGGCGCCACGTCGGCTGCCACCCGGAGGATTTGGATTACGACACCTTATTTCATCCCGGATGACGGAATCCTGGAGGCTCTGAAGACGGCTGCGGTCAGCGGTGTTGATGTCCGGATCATCATTCCTTACCATTCCGACAACCGGCTTGTTCATTGGGCTTCGTTGTCTTATGTAGAGGATCTGCTGCGGACAGGCATTAAATTCTATCAATACGCCAAGGGATTTGTTCATGCCAAGGTGATGATCGTGGATGATCTGCTTGCAACGGTAGGTTCGGCCAATCTGGATATGCGAAGCTTCTTCAGCAATTTCGAAATGACAGCCATTTTGTTCGACGCTTCGCCGATTGAGGAGCTGGCCAGGCAGTTTGAAGAGGATCTGCAGGAGTGCAGGCCTATTCTGCTCGAAACCTTCCTCAACCGTCCGCGCCGGCAAAAAGGGATGGAGCTGCTGGCCAGACTGCTGTCTCCGCTGTTGTAA
- the ligD gene encoding non-homologous end-joining DNA ligase: MPTAVKGSILVEGREITISNPDKLLWPEAGVTKLIYLQKLAELAPYLLERCRNRLLTTIRYPGGIHSSFFYQKNAPEPLPDFVTTAEHQGIRYVVLDSLPTLLWLGNLASIEFHPSLHYIGETLPCEWIIDLDPSVEEEPRIMEAASYVGDCLSSLGLESVPKTSGATGVQIIVPIHYGITFDELRAVGHFVARYITEKHPALFTIERLKKDRGNRIYFDYLQHYSGKTIAAAYTPRAKKAASVSTPLTWAEVRRNPKPSDYHLLNIGNRLKQKGDLLEQVQPQSLDLILKHLLNK, from the coding sequence ATGCCAACCGCTGTAAAAGGATCCATTCTCGTTGAAGGCCGTGAAATCACCATTTCCAACCCGGACAAGCTGCTCTGGCCCGAAGCCGGGGTAACCAAACTGATCTATTTGCAGAAGCTGGCCGAGCTGGCCCCTTATCTGCTTGAAAGATGTCGCAACAGGCTGCTGACTACCATCCGTTATCCGGGCGGTATCCACAGCTCTTTTTTCTATCAGAAAAATGCCCCTGAGCCACTGCCTGACTTCGTCACCACGGCCGAACATCAGGGAATCCGGTACGTAGTCCTGGACAGCCTCCCTACCTTGTTATGGCTAGGCAACCTGGCCTCGATTGAGTTCCACCCTTCCCTGCATTATATCGGCGAGACGCTCCCCTGCGAGTGGATCATCGACCTTGACCCTTCCGTAGAAGAGGAGCCCAGAATTATGGAAGCGGCCAGTTATGTCGGAGATTGTTTGTCTTCACTTGGCCTGGAATCCGTTCCGAAGACATCAGGCGCTACCGGCGTACAAATTATAGTGCCGATTCATTACGGTATCACCTTTGACGAGCTGCGTGCGGTCGGTCATTTTGTAGCCCGTTATATTACGGAGAAACATCCGGCACTGTTCACAATCGAACGTTTGAAAAAAGACCGGGGGAACCGGATATATTTCGATTATCTCCAGCATTATTCCGGGAAGACGATTGCGGCCGCCTACACCCCCCGGGCCAAGAAAGCAGCCAGTGTATCTACACCGCTTACCTGGGCTGAAGTCCGCCGCAATCCGAAGCCATCCGATTACCATCTGCTCAACATCGGGAACCGGCTCAAACAAAAAGGCGACCTGCTTGAGCAGGTACAGCCTCAATCTCTGGATTTGATTCTGAAGCATCTGCTGAACAAATGA
- a CDS encoding DNA ligase — MEFKAVKPFEPLTAESLPTGERWAAQVKWDGVRMLTYSSGGSSRLINRKGNERTLQYPEFTDTSLYCKAQSFILDGEMMSIENNKPSFHAIMKRDSLRKTDEIRFAADRIAVNYMIFDLLYCNGEWVTDRPLEERQQLLEQVIVPNERVQLCQNYPDAEQLFEVMRRHNWEGVVCKDLDSTYAVGGKDKRWQKKKFFRDLYAAIGGVTYRDGIVNALLLGLYDEEGRFLYIGHAGAGKFTVTDWRFMTEEAERLKVPDRPFHNMPARVKGAAWMLPSLTVRVEYLEWTSGWTLRHPVLQGFAGVSAEQCTVDQI; from the coding sequence ATGGAATTCAAAGCGGTTAAGCCCTTTGAGCCCTTGACTGCCGAGTCCCTGCCAACCGGAGAACGGTGGGCGGCCCAAGTCAAATGGGATGGTGTGCGGATGCTGACTTACAGCAGCGGAGGCTCAAGCCGGCTGATTAACCGTAAAGGGAACGAGCGAACCCTTCAATATCCGGAGTTTACGGACACCAGTCTGTACTGTAAGGCACAATCATTTATTCTGGATGGGGAAATGATGTCGATCGAAAATAACAAGCCGTCATTCCATGCCATCATGAAGCGGGACAGCTTGAGAAAAACAGACGAGATCCGTTTTGCCGCCGACCGGATTGCCGTGAACTATATGATCTTTGATCTTTTGTACTGCAACGGAGAGTGGGTTACGGATCGTCCCCTCGAAGAACGCCAGCAGCTGCTAGAGCAGGTTATTGTGCCAAACGAAAGGGTTCAGCTTTGTCAAAATTACCCGGACGCGGAACAGCTCTTCGAGGTCATGCGGCGCCATAACTGGGAAGGGGTAGTTTGCAAGGATCTGGACAGCACTTATGCGGTAGGGGGGAAAGACAAACGCTGGCAGAAGAAGAAGTTTTTCCGCGATTTATACGCGGCCATAGGAGGCGTCACTTACCGCGACGGCATCGTAAATGCCCTACTGCTGGGTCTTTATGACGAGGAAGGAAGATTTCTTTATATCGGCCATGCCGGGGCGGGCAAATTCACGGTTACAGACTGGCGCTTCATGACCGAAGAAGCGGAGCGTTTAAAGGTGCCGGACCGTCCTTTTCATAACATGCCAGCACGGGTAAAAGGGGCGGCCTGGATGCTGCCGTCCCTTACGGTGAGAGTCGAATATTTGGAATGGACGAGCGGCTGGACACTCCGCCATCCCGTACTCCAGGGCTTTGCGGGTGTAAGCGCCGAGCAGTGTACAGTAGATCAGATTTAA
- a CDS encoding Ku protein → MHTVWKGAISFGLVHVPVKMFSATEDKDISMKYIHKTCGSPISYVRRCPSCDKDVEWDEITRGYEYEKGKYVLFDKEELEQLSEQNNKTITILDFVDLHEIDPIYFQKTYYLSPDQAGSNAYRLLLQAMRDTGKIGIAKIAIRSKSSLAAIRVLEDDCLAVETIFYPDEIRPVSQVPGLPEQADVNDKELTMAKLLIEQLSTPFEPEKYTDDYRAALLDLIQHKVAGEEVSLAPAKPETNVIDLMAALQASIEAVRPIGTDPGTPAAPAARTTRTGRKAKAEDTAAAQTAGAGEAAGAPAAGKTRTAAGRSKAGSKTSSAKAASPAAAGQASGSITPAALSSLTEPPKPKRRSTKPKKTS, encoded by the coding sequence GTGCATACGGTCTGGAAAGGAGCGATCAGCTTCGGCCTGGTGCATGTCCCGGTCAAAATGTTTTCGGCCACCGAAGACAAGGATATCTCCATGAAATATATTCATAAAACATGCGGCAGCCCGATTTCCTACGTCCGGCGCTGTCCTTCCTGTGATAAGGACGTCGAGTGGGATGAAATTACCCGAGGGTATGAGTATGAGAAGGGGAAGTACGTGCTGTTTGATAAAGAAGAATTGGAACAGCTTTCCGAGCAGAACAATAAAACGATTACGATTCTGGACTTTGTTGATTTACATGAAATCGATCCGATTTATTTTCAAAAAACCTACTATTTATCTCCCGATCAGGCCGGCTCCAATGCCTACAGACTGCTGCTTCAGGCGATGAGGGATACCGGGAAGATCGGCATCGCCAAAATCGCAATCCGCTCCAAAAGCAGCCTGGCAGCCATTCGCGTGCTGGAGGATGATTGTCTGGCCGTGGAAACCATTTTCTACCCGGACGAAATCCGCCCGGTCTCCCAAGTGCCGGGGCTGCCCGAACAAGCAGATGTGAACGACAAAGAGCTGACGATGGCCAAGCTGCTGATTGAGCAGCTCTCCACGCCGTTTGAACCTGAGAAATACACGGACGATTACCGGGCTGCCCTTCTGGATCTGATCCAGCATAAGGTGGCGGGAGAAGAGGTTTCTTTGGCGCCCGCGAAGCCGGAAACCAATGTTATTGATCTGATGGCCGCCCTCCAGGCCAGTATTGAAGCCGTGCGCCCGATCGGTACCGATCCGGGAACTCCTGCTGCTCCGGCGGCCCGGACGACCCGAACTGGAAGAAAGGCCAAAGCGGAAGATACGGCTGCGGCACAAACCGCAGGAGCCGGAGAGGCAGCGGGGGCGCCTGCCGCCGGGAAAACCCGGACTGCAGCCGGCCGCAGCAAAGCCGGAAGCAAAACGTCTTCGGCTAAAGCCGCATCCCCGGCAGCAGCTGGGCAAGCTTCAGGAAGCATCACGCCTGCGGCCTTATCTTCATTGACCGAACCGCCCAAACCGAAACGGAGAAGCACAAAACCCAAGAAAACCTCTTAA
- the tsaE gene encoding tRNA (adenosine(37)-N6)-threonylcarbamoyltransferase complex ATPase subunit type 1 TsaE: MNKEFAQLVYRAGKLEDTQRLADRLARLAAPGTVMVLDGDLGAGKTAFSQAFARALEVKEHVNSPTFTIIKEYEGRLPFYHMDVYRLSLEEADELGLDEYFFGEGVTLVEWGSLIEELLPESRIHLYMEVMESGERQIYIYGQGEPYTAWTADLKENGV, encoded by the coding sequence ATCAATAAGGAATTCGCGCAGCTTGTTTACCGGGCGGGCAAGCTTGAGGACACGCAGCGGCTGGCAGACAGGCTGGCCCGGCTGGCGGCGCCTGGAACGGTGATGGTGCTTGACGGCGACCTGGGCGCAGGGAAAACGGCTTTTTCCCAAGCTTTTGCAAGAGCCCTTGAAGTGAAAGAACATGTGAACAGTCCTACTTTTACGATTATTAAGGAATATGAAGGCAGACTGCCTTTTTATCATATGGACGTTTACCGCTTGTCACTGGAAGAAGCGGACGAGCTTGGACTGGATGAATATTTCTTCGGGGAAGGCGTCACGCTTGTCGAATGGGGCAGCCTGATCGAAGAGCTGCTTCCGGAATCAAGGATTCATTTATATATGGAAGTCATGGAATCCGGAGAACGGCAGATTTATATCTACGGACAGGGAGAGCCGTACACGGCTTGGACGGCCGACCTGAAAGAAAATGGGGTATAA
- the tsaB gene encoding tRNA (adenosine(37)-N6)-threonylcarbamoyltransferase complex dimerization subunit type 1 TsaB, whose translation MEQRNDTARRYLVMDTSTATLCTAVMDGARVLAENNLLAQRGHAELLMPAVQKVLEDSRTSQRELAGIITGVGPGSYTGIRIAVTAGKSLAWALGIPVVGISSLEMLALGAWAQGAGLTAGDFIPAVEGRSGAEAAAKGTAAGSGDAARTADGTAAGSGAAANAAAAGQASAAAEWVVPLMDARRGQVYTALFEAAPGGLTRRLEPDGIRLMADWTGSLAALWSALPPEARPSVMTLAGDTDKHAAVAELLRPLLGDALRIAEYAPEGAWGGLLGAARLLSGERDEAHELQPNYTQLTEAEVNKLQGL comes from the coding sequence ATGGAACAGCGTAATGATACAGCCCGTCGTTATTTGGTGATGGACACCTCGACGGCTACGCTCTGCACGGCGGTCATGGACGGGGCGCGGGTGCTTGCTGAAAATAACCTGCTGGCGCAGCGCGGCCATGCCGAGCTGCTGATGCCGGCGGTACAGAAGGTTCTGGAGGATTCCAGAACCTCTCAGCGCGAGCTTGCCGGTATTATCACCGGTGTCGGTCCCGGATCTTATACCGGGATTCGCATCGCCGTGACGGCCGGTAAAAGTCTGGCCTGGGCGCTTGGCATCCCGGTTGTCGGCATCTCCAGCCTGGAGATGCTGGCGCTTGGAGCCTGGGCGCAGGGCGCAGGCCTGACTGCCGGGGATTTCATCCCGGCGGTGGAAGGCCGCAGCGGGGCAGAAGCCGCTGCGAAGGGAACGGCCGCGGGAAGCGGCGATGCTGCCCGCACGGCCGACGGCACTGCGGCTGGCTCAGGAGCAGCCGCGAACGCTGCTGCGGCTGGGCAGGCCAGCGCCGCAGCCGAATGGGTCGTGCCGCTGATGGATGCGCGGCGCGGCCAGGTTTATACGGCGCTGTTTGAAGCAGCGCCGGGCGGTCTCACCCGCCGGCTTGAGCCGGACGGCATCCGCCTGATGGCGGATTGGACAGGCAGCCTGGCGGCCCTTTGGTCCGCGCTGCCGCCGGAAGCGCGGCCGTCCGTGATGACGCTTGCCGGCGACACGGACAAACACGCCGCAGTCGCAGAGCTGCTGCGGCCTTTGCTCGGCGATGCGCTGCGCATCGCCGAATACGCGCCGGAAGGCGCGTGGGGCGGGCTGCTGGGCGCGGCCCGGCTGCTTAGCGGCGAACGCGACGAAGCTCATGAGCTTCAGCCGAATTATACCCAGCTGACGGAAGCTGAAGTGAACAAACTACAGGGATTGTAG
- the rimI gene encoding ribosomal protein S18-alanine N-acetyltransferase — protein sequence MESENSRTNKAYKDEIVFRPMLMDDIPDIMIIEHESFTLPWSSDAFRNELTHNQFARYLVMERNGAPIGYAGMWTVLDEAHITNIAVRTAHRGQHLGELLLRQLMTYAWELGMIRMTLEVRVSNNVAQSLYEKLGFRGIGMRKGYYSDNGEDALIMWCDLSDKMKAEGGREGSETKW from the coding sequence ATGGAGAGCGAAAATAGCCGGACGAATAAGGCATATAAGGACGAAATTGTTTTTCGCCCCATGCTGATGGATGATATTCCCGACATTATGATTATTGAACATGAATCCTTTACCTTGCCCTGGTCGAGCGATGCTTTCCGGAACGAGCTGACGCATAACCAGTTTGCCCGCTATCTGGTCATGGAGCGGAACGGGGCGCCGATCGGGTACGCCGGCATGTGGACGGTGCTGGATGAAGCGCATATTACGAACATCGCCGTAAGAACGGCCCATCGCGGCCAACATCTGGGCGAGCTGCTGCTCCGCCAGCTGATGACTTATGCCTGGGAGCTGGGAATGATCCGGATGACGCTAGAAGTTCGGGTGTCCAACAATGTGGCGCAGTCGCTGTATGAGAAGCTTGGCTTCCGCGGCATCGGCATGCGCAAAGGGTATTATTCGGATAACGGGGAAGATGCACTTATTATGTGGTGTGATTTATCGGACAAGATGAAAGCTGAAGGCGGCAGGGAAGGAAGCGAAACCAAGTGGTAG
- the tsaD gene encoding tRNA (adenosine(37)-N6)-threonylcarbamoyltransferase complex transferase subunit TsaD, which yields MLAVETSCDETSASVVKNGSEVLSNIISSQIDTHRAFGGVVPEVASRKHVEVITLIMEEALEKAGVTPDELSAVAVTQGPGLVGALLVGVVAAKSFAFALGKPLIATHHIAGHIYANRLVRELRYPCVALVVSGGHTELVLMEREGHFRLIGRTRDDAVGEAYDKVARAIGFPYPGGPFVDKAALESPAAEELPRVWLEPDSYDFSFSGLKSAVLNLVNRSKMKGETPDYGAIARGFQESVIEVLVEKAIRAVRSTSAEQLLLCGGVAANKGLRAALTERCGREGVELIIPPLAYCTDNAAMIGAAAYLKWQTGEYANLSLKADPGLSLEAWSVE from the coding sequence ATTCTTGCGGTGGAGACGAGCTGTGATGAGACTTCGGCATCCGTGGTCAAGAACGGCAGCGAGGTGTTAAGCAACATTATTTCAAGCCAGATTGACACGCACCGGGCATTCGGCGGCGTTGTCCCCGAGGTTGCTTCCCGCAAGCATGTCGAAGTGATTACGCTCATTATGGAAGAAGCGCTGGAGAAAGCAGGAGTCACTCCTGATGAGCTGTCCGCGGTAGCGGTGACCCAGGGGCCTGGACTGGTCGGCGCTTTGCTCGTCGGTGTTGTAGCTGCCAAAAGCTTTGCGTTCGCACTCGGCAAGCCGCTGATTGCCACGCATCATATTGCCGGGCATATTTATGCCAACCGGCTTGTCCGTGAACTACGGTATCCGTGCGTTGCGCTAGTCGTTTCGGGCGGTCATACCGAGCTGGTGCTGATGGAACGTGAGGGGCACTTCAGGCTGATCGGCCGGACCCGGGATGATGCCGTAGGCGAAGCCTATGACAAGGTTGCCCGCGCGATTGGGTTCCCTTATCCGGGCGGTCCCTTTGTGGACAAGGCGGCTTTGGAGTCGCCGGCGGCGGAGGAGCTGCCCCGCGTCTGGCTGGAGCCGGACTCCTATGATTTCAGCTTCAGCGGTTTGAAGTCGGCGGTGCTGAACCTCGTGAACCGCAGCAAGATGAAAGGCGAAACGCCGGATTACGGCGCTATTGCCCGCGGTTTCCAGGAATCCGTGATCGAGGTGCTGGTGGAAAAAGCGATCCGCGCCGTACGTTCCACTTCGGCGGAGCAGCTGCTGCTTTGCGGCGGGGTTGCCGCCAACAAAGGGCTCCGTGCCGCTTTAACGGAACGCTGCGGGCGGGAAGGCGTGGAGCTGATTATCCCGCCCCTCGCCTACTGCACGGACAACGCCGCCATGATCGGAGCGGCGGCTTATCTGAAATGGCAAACCGGCGAATACGCCAATTTGAGCCTGAAGGCCGACCCCGGCCTGTCGCTGGAGGCCTGGTCGGTCGAATGA